In Salvia miltiorrhiza cultivar Shanhuang (shh) chromosome 4, IMPLAD_Smil_shh, whole genome shotgun sequence, the DNA window ACGTGAAGTTGGTATGATATGACCGTAACTATCCAGTGTGGGTCCAATTATTATTACTCGAATTTGgtctttttatttccttttctcTCCAATGTGATCTGTGGGAATAGCATTACATGGGTCCCATTTTCGAGTAGGATTACCTAATTGGTTCACCTGCACAACAAGCATCCAAGAGCAGATTCTGGACCTTATATTAAATAAGAATAGTTTGAGGAGATCACAATTAATTATAGACAGTGAGCAACCATATTAAATGtacttgttttatttatttattgattgaCCCTAAACATGTAGACCTGGGCTGTTTTTCACTTATTTATATAAGCCTCTTACTTATTCGAATCCAAATACAGTGGGCAGCTTGTTGTCAATCCAcagtattttaattaattctgGCCTCATATGTGTCTGATGATGCCAAGTGTAGGGTGTAAGAATTTTGAGGCATACTTGGGACTTGGGAGTGCGTcatcttgttttgttttgatAGGCAATTCAAATCTTGGTTTATCCTTCATGCTTCATTGTACCAGACTAGGACATAAACACAAGAATCATGTGTGATTTATTCAAATTAGTGATAGGGATGAATGAAATTCTCCATCGGTCCCACTAAAAGTTGTTCATTTcttttcgacataaaaataaaaaaagtgtaaattaaataaaagttgTAGGACTCACACATTTTCAAGAGTTAATTATTGTCTTTTATAGATTGTGCCATTTTAGCGAGACggatcaaaataaaaaaaacgagCCACTTTTAGGGGGAGAGAGGAAGTAGTTACATGGATGAGCATGTGGTCGTACACGAATAGTCTTTAAGATAACAAGCTTTAGGGGATGGACACAACTAATGAATTAGGGATTGTTGACAATATTAAATCCAAGTTCTTGGTTGGCTGCCACCATGTGATCATACTTGGGTGATTCTTGACAATATTAAATCCAATTTGACTCAAGAAAGGGTGATTCTTGCATGTTTATTTTTGTGGCACCTAGACAAAAGAATGATATATTGACGGCCCTGCAATAATATATACCATTGTTGTGCATTAAATACTAATGCTACATATAAACAATTCAACAGAGATGGAAAACCGAGGCTATCTCCAACTGTGACATTATGGTGTACACAAAGGTCTTCTTAAAGTTTCcgcacaaattttggccatgtggTCCTGAAAAAGAGTTTTTCATCTACGCCCACGAGCGGAGAGGCTACTACACATTTTGGCAGGTTAACTCAAATTAATTATTTCCTCACTTAATTATGCTAAAGCCgctcatttttttccttttatattCTTTCACACTGAGCAAATATTTGCTGATAGCTTACTTATGTTGTTGCTTTATCATGTGGACTGATTCTTGCATAGTTGCATTGAACTGATTTTCATGTTAAAGGTATAGTCCCGTAATTCCACAAACTGCTGCTGATCATTGAAGTTGATATATAATTGTCTAAAGCAACTAATGAAATTCTGTTGCATACCTTTTAGTTGGTGCATTATTAGTGTTGTACATGTTTACCTCATCGTGGGGTAAATTCATATCATGCTAGTTTATCGTATTTAATTTCCTGGTAAAACAAATTGTAATAACATTGATAGGTATATCCTTCAAAATAGATAATGAATCTATtcattattgatttatttatatgaataaaactgtaatatagtgtcattttctaACAGCTAGAATAGTAGACATTCGCCACTCTCATGAATATTCAGTTGTAAGAAAATCTGGCAATAATAGTTGATTGCAACTTACCTTGCTACATTATTACCGATAACTGACAAAACTATCACACCAAGCAACTGAAACCCAGTTCACATCTTCTCTGTTTCTTGATCTCTTGTCCAGCTAATTAGGTTTTAAACATTAGAGAATTCTGTGATGTGTGACATCTCTACTAATCAAAGGTTCCATGCAGAACTTGCATATAGTGTAACTATTATGCAATTATTTACTGTCAATGGAGTTCACATCATGATTggattttttgtatttttatcacCTTCAGCTTatagattagaagttttttgTTATAGTACTCGATATTGAAAATCTAAGATCTAAGGCTAGAAAAGTTGATCTTGCATATCAGCCATATACTAATATGGACAAACTACTGATTTGCAAATTGCAAATCAGATATGATGTTACATTAGGAGAGAGATTCGTTGTGATTGATTTTGAAACTGATTTTGGCTGTTGCCCCATAACCATCAGCACATGGAGAATGCGTACCCTGGGTCCAATATCCTAGTTGTAACTTTGACAAATGGAGAATCAAAAAGAATAGAAGCACAATCAGATCAAGAAACTCTGATAGAAGCAATGGAAGTGCTGAGAAACATGTTTGGGCATGATATCCCAGATGCTACGGACATACTTGTACCACGTTGGTGGAATAACCGTTTCCAGCATGGTAGCTATAGTAACTACCCGATTTACATCAATCATCAGCTTGTTGGTGACATCAAGGTTCGTTCATCTTGATTCTCGACAAAGATTAATAAGAACCCTCTGTATCTGTGTAATTTTCCTCGTAGCTTACAATGTTTTGATGTTCGACTTTTACCTCCAGGCTCCAGTGGGACGGATATTTTTCACCGGTGAGCATACCAGTGAGAAGTTCTCCGGCTACGTGCATGGAGGTTACCTTTCAGGTGAGAATTTATGCCACCTCTACAACCTCTGATCATGAAACTTgttttagaaatatatatatgtgaagtATCTTTTATACTGAGCAGGTATCGATACTACTAAAGCATTACTTGAAGAAATGAGAAGAGAAAAGGAGTGGAAAAACGAAAACCAAACTTTTCGAATAGAACCCTTGATAGCCTTGAGTGGATCCATACAACAAGATGCAGTATCAAATCTGCGCAAGTTTGATATCCCTCGACAGCTCTTCCTTCGTACTAGCAACCTCGGAGCTCCTGAGGCTATCTTATGACTAGAAAAAACCATCTGACAACGTTCTATATATGTATGAAGCGAATATAACAGTCTGACTTATGAAGAACATGGAGAGATGTGGCAGTGACAGCAGTTGATAACTCGAAAAACCGAGTTTGCTGCTCATCCTAGCAAGCAATTCTCCTGGTGGAGTTACACAAAGATTAGGATCAGATGCTTCAGTGTGACAGGAAATCATAGTAAGATTTattcttcttaattaatttttttatttcttctcgACCAACATTTATATTTGCCTAAAAGATTAAGGCAGCACATGTTTGTGTAGGCAATATTGTTGTATAAATCATATTTCACTAAGCTATCTAGTTGCCCTTCTTTACTGAGTTCTTTTGTCTTGATGCTGTGATTACCCAGAACAGAACATGGAAGAGATCTGTTTGTTCTAATAAAATATATCACTTAAATGAATTCCATTTTCCACATGATTTACAATAGTATATACGAATTCatgtttaaatattttgataCTTTATTCTCAATGGAAAAAGGTTGACACTATTGTCATTTGTGAATATCAGTCACCATTGTATAAGGCACGAATATAGCTttgagagttcatgatttcttttatttccttattatagtaataataatatcagTGTCTGATTAGTCcctccaatttttattttatttttaattattatataaccTCGAATTTAACACAAACCATTTCATTTCATGTACTTAATTAGTTTATTAACTTAAGATTTAGATAATAATGTTGAGTCGGCCTTTTATTTAACAAATTTGGTTATTCGCTATAAAGTattatacttatttaattactaaCGTATTATATAGgacaaatattattttaaacttCAAATCATACCttctttattaaaaatatgTCAAAATTTCATAAATGTTTATTTAAATTAccaactatcaattttgtattaaaaatattttgaattctTTTTTTGGCCTCTGAAATTTTGGCGTGGCTTACTAGGTGTCATATGAAATTATGttgtatttattaaaaaaaaaaaactggaaattggaattataaaaacataaaaaaaaattcccaaCCCATTTAGATGAAAGATATTCTTTTATACAAAACTAAtagttaataatttaaataaatatttttggaaaTTCAGGACAATTTTAATAAAGcaaatataatttgaagcaaACATTTGATATTttatcctattatataatagggttaattgccgtaaaattcaaaagctttttgaGATTTCggatattctcaccaacttcaaaatcggcgtaTGAATACAAGATGGGTGACCAACTTCAAAGTTAAGcatgcttgacttagagcacaattaagatgggtgaccgactgaaAAGTTCGTCTAATTTATGCAATACcatataaatacggaaataaattgtggctataaaataaataaataaataaaataaaaaaataaatttcaaaacaAATACCGATGTGAGAATATCGCGAAATCtcaaaaagcttttgaattttaCGGCAATTAACCCTACATAATATtcaattctttatttatttagcgCAATTAGATTAGTTGAAGTATCATATTCGTTATGCGTCCAATATTAAGTCCGTTTTAAAAAGCGTTTCAAAAAGCGCGCTAAAAACGAAGTAACGAAGGATGGCAAATAGCAATGGCATGCAAAATTcccaaatttaattttacacaaACCACCAATACCAAAATCGGATTGCTTATTGGAAGCTTCGGTTATTGGATTTGATTTTTGCATTTGTAATTGTGATGTGGTTAATACTTTCCTTTTTTAAGCCTATAAATCCGCCATAGTAGATAGCACGACACTTCTGATTGATTAACTAAtttgctcaaaaaaaaaacccaacTGATTAACTAATTATATTATCTTCTTTGGATAATTAACTAGTAGTATAACGCGAGTATCCACTCCCTAATCCTACAAGGAATCTGAAAACTGTAGATTTGATGctatactctctctctatatatatatttactcatagaGAAGAAGATCGACAAAATatttactaattataatatatattgtgaaGATGATGAAGGAATGTGGTTCAAGTGGTTCAAGctcatcatcttcatcaatTGGAGATCATCTACTGCCGGGGTATCGCTTTGTGCCCACTGATTATGAATTACTGATTCACCTCCACTACAAAATCAACCATGGCGTCGCCCTAACTCCGCATATCAGAGACGTCCGCCTCTACGATTCCCACCCCCAAGCACTCACAGGTACGTATTTAATTCATATTTCCGATTTTTAGTATTTATGCATTCGATTGATTTGATTGCAGAGACGTATCCAGCGGTGGGAGACAACGAATGGTATTTCTTCACGCCGAGGAATCGGAAGCATCCGAAGGGATTCCGGCCGGATCGAGTGGCCGGCGGCGGGTTCTGGAGGGCGACGGCGACGGTTAAAAAAGTGAAGCACGAAGGCAGAGTGATTGGGCAGAAGCAGACATTGGTGTATGACACCGGTATAAATAAACAATCGGAGAAGACTAGTTGGATGATGCACGAATACACAGCTCATCGTGATCACCCCACCGCCATAACTCGTGCAAATCGCGCCACGGTATGTGTCCAAACCCTAGATTACatcaatttctttttatttcaaattgaaTTAGGTAGATCTCTGATTAATTGTTGATGCAGTGAGTGGGTTTTGTGTCGAGTCTACGAGAAAACCACCAAAGTGAAAGGGATGGATCGACAAGAAGAAACTCAAATTCATGATCAACAATTCGCCAATTCTATGATTCATGCTTGGGGGCAAATAAATCAACAAGATTTTCCTTCGCATCTTCTTCTCCCAGCGCAGCAATTCAACAATGTTAATATTGGGGGCGAtgtcgctgctgctgctgctgcaccaAAGATGCATGAACAAGATTTGTTCAGTCTGATAAATGGCAGCGAGGCGATGCAAGGAACACCAATGTCTCCACAAGATTATGTTCAAACAGTTGATGATCACAACATTAGTGATGTTGATGTTAATGCAGGAGCAGGAGTTGAGCAGTTGTGCAATGGCAACAACGCGGTGGTGCAGAGAAATCATGAAGATGAGATGAAAAGAGTATATGAGGATGCTAGGTTTTCCTCCCATCGTCTCTTGAGTTGATCATCTTCTTACCCCGTCACATTTTTCAATATCTGATTTTTTTACTTTGAGtttcccattttttttattttctttagtcAATATCTAATCCAAGAAATTTGAATCTGCAAGGGAGCAATGCTATATTGCTACACATGAATTCAATTCATTTTTCTAGTTACAACAAATGCGTATATTTGTgcgtaaattaaattatatccCTCCTTTGATGTTCTTCGATTTCTTATGTTGGGATACAATGTTAGTTCAAGATGAAACAAACATATCTTGTTTATAATACTTTCATAAACAAAAAAGGTCTCCTTTTgacattttgggacgtccacaaaattTAATTCAGTTCTACTTTTGGAAAAATTTTATCACATGGTGGGATCTAAATATCacttacaatacaattaattatcattattaatactaCCTTTTATGTGGACtatttctccactcataataaacaaactccactcacaatacaattaattatggGGTAATTGCCCTTAAATACATTACATTTTCCCATTTTATgatattgcacatcacctttgaAATCCgcctcagaatac includes these proteins:
- the LOC131022881 gene encoding NAC domain-containing protein 68-like, which codes for MMKECGSSGSSSSSSSIGDHLLPGYRFVPTDYELLIHLHYKINHGVALTPHIRDVRLYDSHPQALTETYPAVGDNEWYFFTPRNRKHPKGFRPDRVAGGGFWRATATVKKVKHEGRVIGQKQTLVYDTGINKQSEKTSWMMHEYTAHRDHPTAITRANRATQFNNVNIGGDVAAAAAAPKMHEQDLFSLINGSEAMQGTPMSPQDYVQTVDDHNISDVDVNAGAGVEQLCNGNNAVVQRNHEDEMKRVYEDARFSSHRLLS